The following proteins are co-located in the Castanea sativa cultivar Marrone di Chiusa Pesio chromosome 8, ASM4071231v1 genome:
- the LOC142607776 gene encoding putative LRR receptor-like serine/threonine-protein kinase At1g06840 isoform X2 — protein MAVLFFTAYRCSESANQPGRRQLLQMNLSGSLSPALGQLSNLTILDFMWNNISGIIPKEIGNITSLKLLLLNGNQLSGPLPEELGYLPNLKRLQIDQNQISGSIPKSFANLNATQHFHMNNNSISGQIPSELSRLPSLLHFLLDNNNLSGYLPPEFSTMPNLRILQLDNNNFNGTTIPSSYSNMPKLLKLSLRNCSLQGPVPNLSQIPNLYYLDLSFNQLNGTIPSDRLSGNMTTILLSNNSLNGTIPTSFSDLPQLQILSIANNSLSGSVPSVIWQNWTSNGMEKLTVELQNNRLSNMGSTSLPPNVTVWLQGNPLCSNSTLIQFCGFESDNNISQNSTNTTSVCPAQQCPPPFEYLSSPASPVACFCAAPLFVGYRLKSPGFTDFRPYINTFEEYLTSSLDLFLYQLYIDSFFWEEGPRLGMNLKLFPVYGNSSTTKFNMSEVNRIFGLFTSWNIDDSDIFGPYELISFPLLGFYKDENTNSPSSGLSKGALVGIVLGTFAGTVALSAAVILLILRAHIRKYHAILGKRRFSKSSIKIDGVKDFTFEEMVKATNNFDSSTQVGEGGYGKVYKGILADGTVVAIKRAQQGSLQGETEFLTEIELLSRLHHRNLVSLTGYCDEEGEQMLVYEFMPNGTLRDNLSAKSKEPLSFAMRLRIALESAKGILYLHTEANPPIFHRDIKASNILLDSRYIAKVADFGLSRLAPVPDIEGVVPAHVSTVVKGTPGYLDPEYFLTRKLTDKSDVYSLGVVFLELLTGMHPISHGKNIVREVNAKYQSGMIFSVIDGQMGSYPSECVMRFMTLALKCCKEETDARPSATEMVRELEIIWNMMPDFDIKSADPTVTDAEKVVTPPSSSSTVKNPYVSFDVSGNDLVSRSVPSITPR, from the exons ATGGCTGTGTTGTTCTTCACTGCTTATCGATGCTCAGAATCTGCTAACCAACCCGGAAGAAG GCAACTACTACAAATGAATTTGTCAGGAAGTTTGTCACCAGCGCTTGGCCAGTTATCAAATTTGACAATATT GGATTTTATGTGGAACAACATAAGTGGAATTATACCAAAGGAGATAGGCAATATAACATCTTTGAAACTCTT GCTTCTGAATGGAAACCAATTATCAGGTCCCTTACCTGAAGAGCTTGGTTACCTCCCAAATTTGAAAAGACTACAAATTGACCAAAACCAAATATCAGGATCAATACCTAAATCATTTGCAAACTTGAACGCAACACAGCACTT TCATATGAACAACAATTCAATTAGTGGGCAAATCCCAAGTGAGCTATCTAGATTACCAAGTCTTCTTCACTT CCTTCTTgataataacaacttatcaggGTATCTTCCACCAGAGTTCTCCACAATGCCAAATTTACGAATACT TCAACTCGATAACAATAACTTCAATGGGACTACAATTCCATCTTCTTATAGCAACATGCCTAAATTGCTGAAGTT GAGCCTTAGGAACTGCAGTTTGCAGGGACCGGTTCCTAATTTGAGCCAAATACCAAACCTTTATTATCT AGACCTCAGTTTCAATCAGCTAAACGGAACCATACCCTCAGATAGGCTTTCAGGGAATATGACGACTAT CTTGTTATCCAACAACAGTCTTAATGGAACAATTCCCACCAGCTTTTCGGATCTCCCTCAGCTTCAAATATT GTCAATTGCAAACAATTCATTGAGTGGCTCTGTTCCATCCGTCATTTGGCAAAATTGGACTTCGAACGGAATGGAGAAACTTACAGT GGAATTGCAGAATAATAGGCTTTCAAATATGGGCAGTACTAGTCTACCTCCAAATGTCACTGTCTG gcttCAAGGGAATCCCTTATGCTCGAACTCCACCCTAATCCAGTTCTGTGGTTTTGAAAGTGATAACAATATCAGTCAAAATTCAACAAATACGACTTCTGTTTGTCCAGCTCAACAATGTCCACCCCCCTTTGAATATTTAAGTTCCCCTGCATCTCCTGTGGCTTGTTTCTGTGCTGCCCCCTTGTTTGTTGGATATCGGTTGAAAAGTCCTGGATTCACAGATTTTCGTCCATACATAAATACATTTGAGGAGTACCTGACGTCTAGTCTTGACTTGTTTCTATATCAGCTGTACATTGATTCATTTTTCTGGGAAGAAGGACCTCGACTAGGAATGAACTTGAAGCTTTTTCCTGTATATGGAAATAGCAGCACTACTAAGTTCAATATGAGTGAGGTTAATCGAATCTTCGGGCTGTTCACATCATGGAACATTGACGATAGTGACATTTTTGGACCCTATGAACTTATCAGCTTCCCTCTACTGGGCTTCTATAAAGATG AGAATACCAACTCTCCAAGTTCCGGTTTAAGCAAAGGCGCATTGGTTGGCATAGTACTGGGGACTTTTGCAGGTACAGTTGCATTGTCTGCAGCTGTTATTCTACTGATACTGAGAGCGCATATAAGGAAGTACCATGCAATTTTGGGAAAACGTCGTT TCTCTAAGTCCTCCATAAAAATTGATGGTGTGAAGGATTTTACTTTTGAAGAAATGGTGAAGGCTACAAACAACTTTGACAGCTCCACTCAGGTTGGTGAAGGAGGGTACGGAAAGGTTTATAAAGGAATTCTAGCCGATGGTACAGTTGTGGCCATTAAACGTGCACAACAGGGATCTTTACAGGGTGAAACAGAGTTCTTGACAGAGATAGAATTGTTGTCAAGGTTACATCATCGAAACCTTGTGTCTTTGACTGGATATTGTGATGAAGAAGGCGAACAG ATGTTGGTCTATGAGTTTATGCCAAATGGTACTTTAAGGGATAACCTTTCTG CTAAGTCTAAAGAACCACTGAGTTTTGCCATGAGATTGAGAATTGCCCTGGAATCGGCTAAGGGCATCCTCTACCTACATACTGAAGCCAATCCTCCAATATTTCACCGGGATATCAAGGCCAGCAATATATTATTGGACTCTAGGTATATAGCAAAAGTTGCTGATTTTGGACTTTCGCGACTTGCACCTGTTCCGGATATTGAAGGGGTTGTGCCTGCTCATGTATCTACAGTTGTGAAGGGGACACCA GGTTACCTAGATCCAGAGTATTTCTTAACTCGTAAACTCACAGACAAAAGTGATGTTTATAGTCTTGGTGTTGTATTTCTTGAACTCCTGACTGGGATGCATCCAATCTCACATGGCAAAAACATTGTTAGAGAG GTTAATGCCAAGTATCAATCTGGAATGATTTTTTCGGTAATTGATGGGCAAATGGGATCTTATCCTTCGGAATGTGTGATGAGATTTATGACTTTGGCTCTCAAGTGTTGCAAAGAAGAGACAGATGCTAGACCTTCAGCAACAGAGATGGTTCGAGAACTTGAAATTATATGGAATATGATGCCTGATTTTGACATCAAATCAGCAGACCCTACGGTCACTGATGCTGAAAAGGTAGTGACTccaccatcatcatcttctACAGTGAAGAATCCTTACGTGTCATTTGATGTATCTGGCAATGACCTTGTTAGCAGATCCGTTCCATCCATCACGCCTAGATAA
- the LOC142607776 gene encoding putative LRR receptor-like serine/threonine-protein kinase At1g06840 isoform X1, which produces MYLSRVCGYGLFVVAWLCCSSLLIDAQNLLTNPEEVKALQAIKSSLMDPYNNISNWDQGDPCTSNWTGVVCSNKTLGDGYLHVQQLQLLQMNLSGSLSPALGQLSNLTILDFMWNNISGIIPKEIGNITSLKLLLLNGNQLSGPLPEELGYLPNLKRLQIDQNQISGSIPKSFANLNATQHFHMNNNSISGQIPSELSRLPSLLHFLLDNNNLSGYLPPEFSTMPNLRILQLDNNNFNGTTIPSSYSNMPKLLKLSLRNCSLQGPVPNLSQIPNLYYLDLSFNQLNGTIPSDRLSGNMTTILLSNNSLNGTIPTSFSDLPQLQILSIANNSLSGSVPSVIWQNWTSNGMEKLTVELQNNRLSNMGSTSLPPNVTVWLQGNPLCSNSTLIQFCGFESDNNISQNSTNTTSVCPAQQCPPPFEYLSSPASPVACFCAAPLFVGYRLKSPGFTDFRPYINTFEEYLTSSLDLFLYQLYIDSFFWEEGPRLGMNLKLFPVYGNSSTTKFNMSEVNRIFGLFTSWNIDDSDIFGPYELISFPLLGFYKDENTNSPSSGLSKGALVGIVLGTFAGTVALSAAVILLILRAHIRKYHAILGKRRFSKSSIKIDGVKDFTFEEMVKATNNFDSSTQVGEGGYGKVYKGILADGTVVAIKRAQQGSLQGETEFLTEIELLSRLHHRNLVSLTGYCDEEGEQMLVYEFMPNGTLRDNLSAKSKEPLSFAMRLRIALESAKGILYLHTEANPPIFHRDIKASNILLDSRYIAKVADFGLSRLAPVPDIEGVVPAHVSTVVKGTPGYLDPEYFLTRKLTDKSDVYSLGVVFLELLTGMHPISHGKNIVREVNAKYQSGMIFSVIDGQMGSYPSECVMRFMTLALKCCKEETDARPSATEMVRELEIIWNMMPDFDIKSADPTVTDAEKVVTPPSSSSTVKNPYVSFDVSGNDLVSRSVPSITPR; this is translated from the exons ATGTATCTTTCAAGAGTTTGTGGTTATGGATTATTTGTTGTTGCATGGCTGTGTTGTTCTTCACTGCTTATCGATGCTCAGAATCTGCTAACCAACCCGGAAGAAG TGAAGGCATTGCAGGCCATCAAGAGCAGTTTGATGGATCCCTATAATAATATTAGTAATTGGGATCAAGGAGACCCATGTACATCAAATTGGACAGGAGTTGTGTGCTCCAATAAAACATTAGGCGATGGATATCTACATGTTCAAcaatt GCAACTACTACAAATGAATTTGTCAGGAAGTTTGTCACCAGCGCTTGGCCAGTTATCAAATTTGACAATATT GGATTTTATGTGGAACAACATAAGTGGAATTATACCAAAGGAGATAGGCAATATAACATCTTTGAAACTCTT GCTTCTGAATGGAAACCAATTATCAGGTCCCTTACCTGAAGAGCTTGGTTACCTCCCAAATTTGAAAAGACTACAAATTGACCAAAACCAAATATCAGGATCAATACCTAAATCATTTGCAAACTTGAACGCAACACAGCACTT TCATATGAACAACAATTCAATTAGTGGGCAAATCCCAAGTGAGCTATCTAGATTACCAAGTCTTCTTCACTT CCTTCTTgataataacaacttatcaggGTATCTTCCACCAGAGTTCTCCACAATGCCAAATTTACGAATACT TCAACTCGATAACAATAACTTCAATGGGACTACAATTCCATCTTCTTATAGCAACATGCCTAAATTGCTGAAGTT GAGCCTTAGGAACTGCAGTTTGCAGGGACCGGTTCCTAATTTGAGCCAAATACCAAACCTTTATTATCT AGACCTCAGTTTCAATCAGCTAAACGGAACCATACCCTCAGATAGGCTTTCAGGGAATATGACGACTAT CTTGTTATCCAACAACAGTCTTAATGGAACAATTCCCACCAGCTTTTCGGATCTCCCTCAGCTTCAAATATT GTCAATTGCAAACAATTCATTGAGTGGCTCTGTTCCATCCGTCATTTGGCAAAATTGGACTTCGAACGGAATGGAGAAACTTACAGT GGAATTGCAGAATAATAGGCTTTCAAATATGGGCAGTACTAGTCTACCTCCAAATGTCACTGTCTG gcttCAAGGGAATCCCTTATGCTCGAACTCCACCCTAATCCAGTTCTGTGGTTTTGAAAGTGATAACAATATCAGTCAAAATTCAACAAATACGACTTCTGTTTGTCCAGCTCAACAATGTCCACCCCCCTTTGAATATTTAAGTTCCCCTGCATCTCCTGTGGCTTGTTTCTGTGCTGCCCCCTTGTTTGTTGGATATCGGTTGAAAAGTCCTGGATTCACAGATTTTCGTCCATACATAAATACATTTGAGGAGTACCTGACGTCTAGTCTTGACTTGTTTCTATATCAGCTGTACATTGATTCATTTTTCTGGGAAGAAGGACCTCGACTAGGAATGAACTTGAAGCTTTTTCCTGTATATGGAAATAGCAGCACTACTAAGTTCAATATGAGTGAGGTTAATCGAATCTTCGGGCTGTTCACATCATGGAACATTGACGATAGTGACATTTTTGGACCCTATGAACTTATCAGCTTCCCTCTACTGGGCTTCTATAAAGATG AGAATACCAACTCTCCAAGTTCCGGTTTAAGCAAAGGCGCATTGGTTGGCATAGTACTGGGGACTTTTGCAGGTACAGTTGCATTGTCTGCAGCTGTTATTCTACTGATACTGAGAGCGCATATAAGGAAGTACCATGCAATTTTGGGAAAACGTCGTT TCTCTAAGTCCTCCATAAAAATTGATGGTGTGAAGGATTTTACTTTTGAAGAAATGGTGAAGGCTACAAACAACTTTGACAGCTCCACTCAGGTTGGTGAAGGAGGGTACGGAAAGGTTTATAAAGGAATTCTAGCCGATGGTACAGTTGTGGCCATTAAACGTGCACAACAGGGATCTTTACAGGGTGAAACAGAGTTCTTGACAGAGATAGAATTGTTGTCAAGGTTACATCATCGAAACCTTGTGTCTTTGACTGGATATTGTGATGAAGAAGGCGAACAG ATGTTGGTCTATGAGTTTATGCCAAATGGTACTTTAAGGGATAACCTTTCTG CTAAGTCTAAAGAACCACTGAGTTTTGCCATGAGATTGAGAATTGCCCTGGAATCGGCTAAGGGCATCCTCTACCTACATACTGAAGCCAATCCTCCAATATTTCACCGGGATATCAAGGCCAGCAATATATTATTGGACTCTAGGTATATAGCAAAAGTTGCTGATTTTGGACTTTCGCGACTTGCACCTGTTCCGGATATTGAAGGGGTTGTGCCTGCTCATGTATCTACAGTTGTGAAGGGGACACCA GGTTACCTAGATCCAGAGTATTTCTTAACTCGTAAACTCACAGACAAAAGTGATGTTTATAGTCTTGGTGTTGTATTTCTTGAACTCCTGACTGGGATGCATCCAATCTCACATGGCAAAAACATTGTTAGAGAG GTTAATGCCAAGTATCAATCTGGAATGATTTTTTCGGTAATTGATGGGCAAATGGGATCTTATCCTTCGGAATGTGTGATGAGATTTATGACTTTGGCTCTCAAGTGTTGCAAAGAAGAGACAGATGCTAGACCTTCAGCAACAGAGATGGTTCGAGAACTTGAAATTATATGGAATATGATGCCTGATTTTGACATCAAATCAGCAGACCCTACGGTCACTGATGCTGAAAAGGTAGTGACTccaccatcatcatcttctACAGTGAAGAATCCTTACGTGTCATTTGATGTATCTGGCAATGACCTTGTTAGCAGATCCGTTCCATCCATCACGCCTAGATAA